One Solanum lycopersicum chromosome 2, SLM_r2.1 genomic region harbors:
- the LOC101255752 gene encoding protein LIKE COV 3, with translation MATPRADRELELLIPMGGVENINASHSKSSSPSHSPKIPSSSRSHHSSGKEAFSKVIRSWTWKKFISGCVILFPIAITFYITWWFIHFVDAFFSPIYNHLGINVFGLGFVTSMTFIFFVGVFMSSWLGASLLSLGEWFIKKMPLMSYIYSASKQISSAISPDKTSHAFKEVAIIRHPRLGEYAFGFITSTVILHKHSGAEELCCVYVPTNHLYLGDIFLVNSKDVMRPNLSVREGIEIVISGGMAVPKVLNIQEEQSILSPRVGKFAVPQV, from the exons ATGGCGACGCCAAGAGCAGATAGGGAATTAGAGCTTCTCATACCAATGGGAGGCGTTGAGAATATTAATGCTAGTCACTCCAaatcttcttctccttctcattCCCCTAAGATTCCATCTTCTTCTAGGTCTCATCACTCTTCTGGCAAAGAG GCATTTAGCAAAGTTATTCGTAGCTGGACTTGGAAAAAGTTCATCAGCGGATG TGTCATCTTATTTCCCATAGCCATAACTTTTTACATCACCTGGTGGTTCATTCATTTTGTGGATGCCTTCTTTTCCCCGATCTATAACCACCTTGGAATCAATGTATTTG GCCTTGGATTTGTTACCTCCATGACTTTCATCTTCTTCGTTGGGGTGTTCATGTCCTCATGGTTAGGTGCATCTCTTCTTAGTTTAGGAGAGTGGTTCATAAAAAAAATGCCCCTCATGAGCTACATCTACTCTGCCTCCAAGCAAATTAGCTCAGCAATTTCACCAG ATAAAACTTCACATGCCTTCAAAGAAGTGGCCATAATAAGGCATCCGCGTCTTGGTGAATATGCATTTGGTTTTATCACTTCAACAGTCATACTTCACAAGCATTCAGGTGCAGAGGAACTCTGCTGTGTTTATGTGCCAACTAATCACCTCTATCTTGGAGATATCTTTCTTGTGAATTCTAAAGACGTTATGAGGCCCAATCTCTCTGTTCGAGAGGGTATAG AAATTGTAATCTCCGGGGGCATGGCTGTACCAAAAGTACTGAACATACAGGAAGAGCAATCTATTTTATCTCCGAGAGTTGGAAAATTTGCAGTACCACAAGTTTGA
- the LOC101255451 gene encoding ATP-dependent DNA helicase DDM1-like: MVADEGVKDRAVADSPVSVLEDEDTCKEDLTVKLEEEVSLYSENGDATHIPENMAKEEEILIKTRAKEEEEQLNNLKEVPILNDTQFTKLDELLTQTQLYSEFLLEKMDNITTTKVMEDEEKSVKENKKGRGSKRKATSYNNNKAKRAVAAMLTRSKEDVPIEDATLTEEERFEKEQAELVPLLTGGKLKSYQLKGVKWLISLWQNGLNGILADQMGLGKTIQTIAFLAHLKGNGLNGPYLVIAPLSTLSNWLNEMERFVPSIKAIIYHGDKKQRDEIRMKHMPRTIGPNFPIVITSYEIAMSDSRKFLRHYSWKYLVVDEGHRLKNSKCKLLKELKLLPIENKLLLTGTPLQNNLAELWSLLNFILPDIFSSHDEFESWFDLSGKFSTESEKEEMEERRRAQVVAKLHAILRPFLLRRLKVDVEQMLPRKKEIILYATLTDYQKKFQEHLINRTLEGYLIENVSTGNGFKGRLNNLMVQLRKNCNHPDLLESIFNSSNFYPPVEQIVEQCGKFRLLDRLLSKLFARKHKVLIFSQWTRVLDLMDYYFSERGFDVCRIDGSVKLDERKRQIKEFNDVSSKYRIFLLSTRAGGLGINLTAADTCILYDSDWNPQMDLQAMDRCHRIGQTKPVHVYRLSTALSVEGRILKRAFSKLKLEHVVIGKGQFKQESSKPSMDVTEEEDLLSLLRDQDSEEDKLVQTDISDEDLQRILDRSDLLIRPPSGEDGNTESCVNVLPLKGPGWEVVIPTATGGMLSTLNS; this comes from the exons ATGGTGGCCGACGAAGGAGTGAAGGACAGGGCAGTTGCGGACTCTCCTGTATCCGTTCTCGAAGATGAG GATACCTGCAAAGAGGACTTGACTGTCAAATTGGAGGAAGAAGTAAGTTTGTACTCAGAAAATGGGGATGCCACTCATATACCTGAAAACATGGCAAAGGAGGaagaaatattgataaaaacaCGGGCAAAGGAGGAAGAGGAACAGCTAAATAATCTCAAGGAAGTCCCCATCTTGAATGACACTCAGTTTACCAAGCTGGATGAGCTTCTTACCCAGACACAGCTTTACTCTGAGTTTCTACTGGAGAAGATGGATAACATCACAACAACG AAAGTGATGGAAGATGAAGAGAAAAGCGttaaagaaaacaagaaaggTCGTGGCTCAAAACGGAAGGCAACAAGCTACAACAAT AACAAAGCCAAAAGAGCTGTTGCTGCCATGCTTACTAGATCTAAAGAGGATGTTCCTATTGAAGATGCAACCCTTACGGAGGAAGAGAGATTTGAGAAAGAGCAGGCGGAACTAGTGCCCTTGCTGACTGGTGGGAAGTTGAAATCTTATCAACTGAAAGGTGTCAAGTGGTTGATTTCGTTATGGCAAAATGGATTGAATGGTATTCTAGCAGATCAAATGGGACTTGGAAAGACAATTCAAACAATAGCTTTTCTTGCTCATTTGAAGGGGAATGGGTTGAATGGTCCATATTTGGTCATTGCTCCCCTGTCTACACTTTCAAATTGGTTGAATGAAATGGAAAG GTTTGTGCCCTCAATCAAGGCAATCATCTATCATGGTGACAAGAAACAGAGAGATGAGATAAGGATGAAGCACATGCCTAGGACCATAGGTCCCAACTTTCCCATTGTAATTACGTCTTATGAAATTGCAATGAGTGACTCAAGGAAATTCCTGAGGCACTACAGTTGGAAATATCTTGTGGTGGATGAG GGACATAGGCTAAAAAACTCGAAATGCAAACtgctcaaagagttgaagctgtTGCCGATTGAAAACAAGCTTCTATTAACTGGAACCCCTCTGCAGAATAACTTAGCTGAGCTGTGGTCCTTGTTAAACTTCATTTTACCTGATATATTCTCATCCCACGATGAATTCGAGTCATG GTTTGATCTGTCGGGGAAGTTCAGCACTGAATCTGAAAAAGAAGAGATGGAAGAAAGAAGGAGAGCACAA GTGGTGGCAAAACTCCATGCAATATTACGCCCTTTTCTTCTACGGAGGCTGAAAGTGGATGTTGAGCAAATGCTTCCTCGTAAGAAGGAGATAATTTTGTATGCCACCCTGACTGATTACCAGAAAAAGTTCCAGGAACACCTAATTAATAGGACGCTGGAGGGCTATTTGATTGAGAATGTGTCCACTG GGAATGGATTTAAAGGAAGGCTTAATAACTTGATGGTTCAACTTCGCAAGAATTGCAACCATCCTGACCTCTTGGAGTCTATCTTCAACAGTTCTA ATTTTTATCCACCTGTGGAACAAATAGTTGAGCAATGTGGCAAGTTTCGCTTGCTGGACCGGCTGTTATCAAAGCTTTTTGCTCGCAAACACAAG GTTTTGATATTCTCTCAGTGGACTAGAGTACTAGACCTAATGGACTATTATTTTAGTGAAAGGGGATTCGATGTTTGTAGAATTGATGGCAGTGTGAAATTGGATGAAAGAAAAAGACAG ATCAAGGAGTTCAATGATGTTAGCAGCAAGTACAGGATATTTCTTCTGAGCACAAGAGCTGGTGGCCTTGGTATCAATCTCACTGCTGCTGATACCTGTATTTTGTATGACAGTGACTGG AATCCTCAAATGGATCTACAGGCAATGGATCGGTGTCACAGAATTGGTCAAACCAAACCTGTTCATGTTTACAGACTTTCAACAGCTCTGTCTGTGGAG GGTCGAATCCTCAAAAGAGCTTTTAGCAAGTTGAAGCTTGAGCATGTGGTTATTGGAAAAGGACAATTTAAGCAGGAAAGTAGCAAGCCTTCCATGGATGTTACAGAG GAGGAAGATTTGTTGTCTCTCTTGAGAGATCAAGACAGTGAGGAGGACAAGTTGGTGCAGACAGATATCAGTGACGAAGATCTGCAGAGGATTTTAGACCGTAGTGATCTACTTATCCGCCCTCCTTCAGGTGAAGATGGAAACACAGAATCATGTGTTAATGTCCTTCCTCTCAAAGGACCTGGTTGGGAAGTAGTTATTCCAACTGCAACTGGAGGAATGCTTTCTACTCTCAACAGCTGA
- the LOC101255155 gene encoding sulfite exporter TauE/SafE family protein 3, giving the protein MMANEEIKKRMKAFFVSAVWILCWGLFIISEAGINAERLTLKDKLEPAATYNISYVENNEMRPQTFAVRLVHFLWSGKSSYEHVWPEMEFGWRVIVGSIVGFFGAALGSVGGVGGGGIFVPMLTLIIGFDPKSSTAISKCMIMGAAGSTVYYNMRLRHPTLDMPIIDYDLALLLQPMLMLGISIGVAFNVIFADWMVTVLLIILFIGTSTKALFKGIETWKKETLMKKEATKIQLESEYKPESEGEYKLLPSGPLASVDDTVPMLRNVYWKELGLLMFVWVAFLAIQVVKTYTVTCSIGYWILNLLQVPVAVSVSLYEAVCLYKGTRVIASKGKEITNWKPHLLFFYCCCGIVAGIVGGLLGLGGGFILGPLFLELGIPPQVASATSTFSMTFSSSMSVVQYYLLKRFPVPYATYFVSIATIAAVVGQHVIRRVIALLGRASIIIFILAMTIFTSAISLGGVGIANMIEKLKNNDYMGFDNLCYHS; this is encoded by the exons ATGATGGCTAATGAAGAGATAAAAAAGAGAATGAAGGCGTTTTTCGTATCAGCAGTATGGATACTATGCTGGGGATTATTCATAATAAGCGAAGCTGGGATTAATGCAGAAAGGCTTACTCTGAAGGATAAATTAGAGCCAGCTGCTACTTATAACATTAGTTATGTAGAGAATAATGAGATGAGACCACAAACCTTTGCAGTAAGGCTTGTGCATTTTCTGTGGAGTGGAAAGTCCTCTTATGAGCACGTTTGGCCG GAGATGGAGTTTGGATGGAGAGTAATTGTTGGATCCATTGTGGGATTCTTTGGTGCTGCTTTGGGAAGCGTTGGAGGGGTTGGCGGCGGTGGAATTTTTGTTCCAATGCTAACTCTTATTATTGGCTTTGATCCAAAATCATCTACAGCTATATCCAAGT GCATGATAATGGGAGCAGCTGGATCAACAGTGTACTACAACATGAGGCTGAGGCACCCAACTCTAGATATGCCTATAATTGACTATGATTTGGCTTTGCTCTTACAACCTATGCTCATGCTTGGTATTAGCATTGGGGTGGCTTTCAATGTCATCTTTGCTGATTGGATGGTCACTGTACTCCTTATCATCCTTTTCATTG GTACCTCGACAAAGGCATTGTTCAAGGGAATTGAGACATGGAAGAAGGAAACATTAATGAAAAag GAAGCAACCAAGATTCAGTTAGAGTCAGAGTACAAGCCAG AGTCTGAAGGGGAATACAAGCTACTTCCTAGTGGTCCATTAGCTAGTGTAGATGACACT GTTCCCATGCTTCGCAACGTTTACTGGAAAGAATTGGGACTTCTAATGTTTGTTTGGGTGGCTTTCCTTGCTATTCAAGTTGTCAAG ACCTACACCGTGACATGCTCCATCGGGTACtggattttaaatttattgcaG GTACCTGTTGCTGTTTCGGTTTCGTTGTATGAAGCAGTATGTCTGTACAAGGGGACAAGGGTGATTGCATCAAAAGGAAAGGAGATAACAAACTGGAAGCCACATCTACTCTTCTTTTACTGTTGTTGTGGCATAGTTGCTGGTATTGTTGGCGGATTGCTTGGTCTCGGAGGTGGCTTCATCCTTGGACCACTGTTTCTAGAACTTGGAATTCCTCCTCAG GTAGCAAGTGCAACATCAACCTTTTCAATGACTTTCTCATCCTCTATGTCAGTTGTGCAATATTACCTATTGAAGCGTTTCCCTGTCCCATACG CTACTTATTTCGTTTCAATAGCAACAATTGCTGCAGTAGTTGGTCAACACGTTATAAGAAGAGTAATTGCACTGCTTGGAAGAGCCtctataatcatattcatactGGCCATGACAATATTTACCAGTGCAATCAGCTTAG GTGGTGTGGGGATAGCAAATATGATAGAGAAGCTGAAGAACAATGACTATATGGGATTTGACAATCTATGTTACCATTCCTAG
- the LOC101254653 gene encoding U1 small nuclear ribonucleoprotein 70 kDa isoform X2 — translation MGDFNDAFMRNNPNVQARAKAQNRANVMQLKLIGQSHPTGLTANLLKLFEPRPPLEYKPPPEKRKCPSYTGMAQFVSNFAQPGDPEYAPPIPEVETPTERRARIHKIRLEEGAKKAAEELEKYDPSSDPNATGDPYKTLFVARLNYETTESRVKREFEAYGPIKRVRLVMDKTNNKPRGYAFIEYVHTRDMKAAYKQADGKKIDNRRVLVDVERGRTVPNWRPRRLGGGLGTTRVGNEDATREVVQPGRAASRSEEPRARDDRDRDREKSRERVRDKDREKSRERSHDRPRERERDDKHHRERERTREREKDRGRDRDRDRERDRTRDRERGKDRDRDGHRERDRHREKDRERGRDEGEVDQGRGRSRDREYDYEHVDSKHERDRHGDKERNYDPAEPEDDHGHYDYYDHHQGRGDYENPDAQGGDDRYKDASRGHDRYDQMEEDNYAYDHGASETKERDRDYKRSDRSHSREYDY, via the exons ATTGGTCAAAGTCATCCAACTGGGTTGACTGCTAATCTTCTGAAGTTGTTTGAGCCCCGACCACCTTTGGAGTACAAACCACCCCCTGAGAAGAGAAAATGCCCTTCATATACTG GGATGGCACAATTTGTTAGTAACTTCGCTCAACCTGGTGATCCAGAATATGCTCCACCAATCCCTGAGGTTGAAACCCCG ACTGAACGAAGAGCTAGGATCCACAAGATACGGCTGGAGGAGGGTGCTAAAAAGGCTGCTGAGGAGCTTGAAAAAT ATGATCCTAGCAGCGACCCAAATGCTACCGGGGATCCATACAAGACACTATTTGTTGCAAGACTT AATTATGAGACAACAGAAAGCAGAGTCAAACGCGAATTTGAGGCTTATGGTCCAATCAAGCGG GTTCGCTTGGTTATGGACAAGACAAACAATAAACCCAGGGGTTATGCTTTCATTGAGTATGTGCATACACGGGATATGAAAG ctgcgtATAAACAAGCTGATGGAAAGAAGATTGATAATAGAAGAGTGCTGGTTGATGTAGAACGTGGTAGAACAGTCCCCAATTGGCGTCCCCGCAGACTTGGTGGTGGACTTGGAACAACAAGAGTTGGAAATGAAGATGCTACTAG AGAGGTGGTTCAGCCTGGAAGGGCAGCATCTCGCTCTGAGGAGCCAAGAGCACGAGATGACAGGGATAG GGATCGGGAGAAGTCCCGTGAAAGGGTGCGAGATAAGGACAGAGAGAAATCTCGTGAGCGTTCTCATGACAGGCCAAGGGAACGTGAAAGAGATGACAAACATCATAGGGAACGCGAGAGAAccagagaaagagaaaaagatcgTGGTCGTGACCGTGATCGAGACCGCGAACGTGATAGGACACGTGACCGTGAGCGAGGCAAAGACAGAGACCGGGATGGTCACCGTGAGCGAGATCGTCACCGTGAGAAGGACAGGGAAAGAGGTAGGGATGAAGGTGAGGTTGACCAGGGTCGTGGGCGTTCTCGTGATAGAGAATATGATTATGAGCATGTTGATTCAAAACACGAGCGAGACCGACACGGTGACAAAGAGAGGAATTATGATCCTGCAGAACCTGAAGATGATCATGGACATTATGACTATTATGATCACCACCAAGGTCGAGGAGATTATGAGAATCCAGATGCACAAGGTGGGGATGATCGCTATAAAGATGCCAGTCGTGGTCATGATCGTTATGATCAAATGGAAGAGGATAATTATGCTTATGACCACGGGGCATCTGAGACAAAAGAAAGGGATCGGGATTACAAGCGTTCAGATAGGTCACATTCTCGTGAATATGACTACTGA
- the LOC101254653 gene encoding U1 small nuclear ribonucleoprotein 70 kDa isoform X1 has product MGDFNDAFMRNNPNVQARAKAQNRANVMQLKLIGQSHPTGLTANLLKLFEPRPPLEYKPPPEKRKCPSYTGMAQFVSNFAQPGDPEYAPPIPEVETPTERRARIHKIRLEEGAKKAAEELEKYDPSSDPNATGDPYKTLFVARLNYETTESRVKREFEAYGPIKRVRLVMDKTNNKPRGYAFIEYVHTRDMKAAYKQADGKKIDNRRVLVDVERGRTVPNWRPRRLGGGLGTTRVGNEDATREVVQPGRAASRSEEPRARDDRDSRDREKSRERVRDKDREKSRERSHDRPRERERDDKHHRERERTREREKDRGRDRDRDRERDRTRDRERGKDRDRDGHRERDRHREKDRERGRDEGEVDQGRGRSRDREYDYEHVDSKHERDRHGDKERNYDPAEPEDDHGHYDYYDHHQGRGDYENPDAQGGDDRYKDASRGHDRYDQMEEDNYAYDHGASETKERDRDYKRSDRSHSREYDY; this is encoded by the exons ATTGGTCAAAGTCATCCAACTGGGTTGACTGCTAATCTTCTGAAGTTGTTTGAGCCCCGACCACCTTTGGAGTACAAACCACCCCCTGAGAAGAGAAAATGCCCTTCATATACTG GGATGGCACAATTTGTTAGTAACTTCGCTCAACCTGGTGATCCAGAATATGCTCCACCAATCCCTGAGGTTGAAACCCCG ACTGAACGAAGAGCTAGGATCCACAAGATACGGCTGGAGGAGGGTGCTAAAAAGGCTGCTGAGGAGCTTGAAAAAT ATGATCCTAGCAGCGACCCAAATGCTACCGGGGATCCATACAAGACACTATTTGTTGCAAGACTT AATTATGAGACAACAGAAAGCAGAGTCAAACGCGAATTTGAGGCTTATGGTCCAATCAAGCGG GTTCGCTTGGTTATGGACAAGACAAACAATAAACCCAGGGGTTATGCTTTCATTGAGTATGTGCATACACGGGATATGAAAG ctgcgtATAAACAAGCTGATGGAAAGAAGATTGATAATAGAAGAGTGCTGGTTGATGTAGAACGTGGTAGAACAGTCCCCAATTGGCGTCCCCGCAGACTTGGTGGTGGACTTGGAACAACAAGAGTTGGAAATGAAGATGCTACTAG AGAGGTGGTTCAGCCTGGAAGGGCAGCATCTCGCTCTGAGGAGCCAAGAGCACGAGATGACAGGGATAG CAGGGATCGGGAGAAGTCCCGTGAAAGGGTGCGAGATAAGGACAGAGAGAAATCTCGTGAGCGTTCTCATGACAGGCCAAGGGAACGTGAAAGAGATGACAAACATCATAGGGAACGCGAGAGAAccagagaaagagaaaaagatcgTGGTCGTGACCGTGATCGAGACCGCGAACGTGATAGGACACGTGACCGTGAGCGAGGCAAAGACAGAGACCGGGATGGTCACCGTGAGCGAGATCGTCACCGTGAGAAGGACAGGGAAAGAGGTAGGGATGAAGGTGAGGTTGACCAGGGTCGTGGGCGTTCTCGTGATAGAGAATATGATTATGAGCATGTTGATTCAAAACACGAGCGAGACCGACACGGTGACAAAGAGAGGAATTATGATCCTGCAGAACCTGAAGATGATCATGGACATTATGACTATTATGATCACCACCAAGGTCGAGGAGATTATGAGAATCCAGATGCACAAGGTGGGGATGATCGCTATAAAGATGCCAGTCGTGGTCATGATCGTTATGATCAAATGGAAGAGGATAATTATGCTTATGACCACGGGGCATCTGAGACAAAAGAAAGGGATCGGGATTACAAGCGTTCAGATAGGTCACATTCTCGTGAATATGACTACTGA